A portion of the Bacillus thuringiensis genome contains these proteins:
- a CDS encoding ferritin, with product MLSKKLHDALNEQMNFEFYSAHAYMAMAAYCTAESYDGFANFFLVQAEEERFHAMKLYNYINDRGERAIITGFDNPNNEYESVLNAFEVALEHEREVTKRIYNLSDIAWDEREHATITFLKWFVDEQVEEEASFDSIIQKLKRITSDSNALFMLDAELEKRTFTPPTE from the coding sequence ATGTTATCAAAAAAATTGCACGACGCATTAAATGAACAAATGAACTTTGAATTTTACTCTGCCCATGCTTATATGGCAATGGCTGCTTACTGTACAGCTGAGAGCTATGATGGATTCGCTAACTTTTTCCTTGTACAAGCTGAAGAAGAACGTTTCCACGCAATGAAGCTTTACAACTATATTAATGACCGCGGAGAGCGCGCTATTATTACTGGATTTGATAATCCGAATAACGAATACGAATCTGTATTAAACGCTTTTGAAGTCGCACTTGAGCACGAGCGTGAAGTAACGAAACGTATTTACAACTTATCTGATATCGCTTGGGATGAGCGTGAACATGCAACAATTACATTTTTAAAATGGTTCGTTGACGAACAAGTAGAAGAAGAAGCTTCATTCGATAGCATCATCCAAAAACTAAAACGTATTACAAGCGATTCAAACGCACTGTTTATGCTAGATGCTGAATTAGAGAAACGTACATTTACGCCTCCAACTGAGTAA
- a CDS encoding DUF418 domain-containing protein, giving the protein MNQRVESVDAIRGFALFGILLINMTLIQFGFFTSEKPTYLFGDLDKGANWFIQFFGTHNFISLFSFLFGLSIILLQKSIIAKGKKFFPTYIRRIIILLLLGYIHGTFVWEGDILFAYGIIGIFLMIFINRKPKTLLIWAIILLALLTLMSYQTDPSTNINDFAPYTEKEHKVHQTGSYMDHVNFRLTENPFDYMGIDGAFGLFFISVFAIIFMSPLFLLGMYVGKKGWLFEVSKHIPAVKKIWFATGLFSFTIKILAMFVKHPLLIMLQDGLTPVTMTFFYGSTIILLFHYKKATRLLTYMANMGKMSVSNYLAQSIIATTIFYAYGFGLYGKIGYFFGILLTIGIYTIQLFVSTYWLQKYRMGPVEYVWRLGTYLEKPRFKRDLDKAS; this is encoded by the coding sequence ATGAATCAACGTGTAGAATCTGTTGATGCAATTCGTGGTTTCGCTTTGTTTGGCATTTTACTAATCAATATGACATTAATTCAATTTGGGTTCTTCACCAGTGAAAAACCAACTTATCTATTTGGCGATCTTGATAAAGGTGCTAATTGGTTTATTCAATTTTTCGGCACACATAACTTTATATCCCTATTTTCTTTTCTATTTGGACTTAGCATTATTTTGTTACAAAAAAGTATTATCGCAAAAGGAAAAAAATTCTTCCCCACATACATAAGACGTATTATCATTCTTTTACTACTCGGCTACATTCATGGCACTTTTGTTTGGGAGGGAGATATTTTATTTGCATACGGAATAATCGGGATTTTTTTAATGATATTCATCAATCGAAAACCGAAAACTTTGCTCATTTGGGCGATTATTCTACTCGCACTTCTTACACTTATGTCTTATCAAACTGATCCATCTACAAATATAAATGATTTCGCACCTTATACTGAAAAAGAACATAAAGTCCATCAAACTGGAAGCTATATGGATCACGTCAACTTTAGATTGACTGAAAATCCTTTTGATTACATGGGAATTGACGGTGCATTCGGATTATTTTTTATATCAGTTTTCGCAATAATTTTTATGTCTCCACTGTTCCTACTCGGAATGTATGTAGGGAAAAAAGGCTGGCTATTTGAGGTCAGTAAACATATACCTGCTGTCAAAAAAATATGGTTTGCCACCGGTCTCTTCTCTTTTACAATTAAAATCTTAGCTATGTTCGTAAAGCACCCGCTTTTAATTATGTTACAAGATGGCCTTACACCAGTAACTATGACCTTCTTTTACGGAAGCACAATCATTTTATTATTCCATTACAAAAAAGCAACCCGTCTACTAACATACATGGCGAACATGGGGAAAATGTCCGTTAGTAATTACTTAGCACAATCTATTATCGCAACAACCATTTTTTACGCATATGGATTTGGCTTATACGGGAAAATCGGATATTTCTTCGGTATTCTTTTAACTATCGGAATTTATACGATTCAATTATTCGTTAGCACCTATTGGCTCCAGAAATACCGGATGGGTCCAGTGGAATATGTGTGGAGACTGGGAACTTATTTAGAGAAACCACGTTTTAAAAGAGACTTGGATAAAGCAAGTTAA
- a CDS encoding NupC/NupG family nucleoside CNT transporter, whose protein sequence is MKIVMFLVGLLVVFVLGFLISSDRKKIKYKPIALMLVIQLVLAYFLLNTKVGFVLVKGIADGFGSILKFAEAGVNFVFGGLANDGQAPFFLTVLLPIIFLAVLIGILQHIKVLPIIIRAVGFLLSKVNGLGKLESYNAVAAAIVGQGEVFITVKDQLSKLPKNRLYTLCASSMSTVSMSIVGSYMKMIDPKYVVTALVLNLFSGFIIVHIINPYEVKEEDDILELQEDKKQTFFEMLGEYIMLGFSIAVTVAAMLIGFVALITAINGVFDSIFGITFQSILGYIFSPLAFVMGIPTSEMLQAGQIMATKLVTNEFVAMLDLGKVAGDLSARTVGILSIFLVSFANFSSIGIIAGATKSIDGKQANVVSSFGLKLVYGATLVSILSAIIVGVML, encoded by the coding sequence ATGAAAATAGTAATGTTTCTAGTCGGTTTACTTGTAGTGTTTGTACTAGGTTTCCTTATCAGTTCAGATCGTAAGAAGATTAAATATAAACCAATTGCACTTATGCTTGTCATTCAATTGGTACTTGCGTATTTCTTACTAAATACAAAGGTCGGATTTGTATTAGTAAAAGGAATCGCAGATGGATTTGGTTCTATTTTAAAATTTGCGGAAGCTGGGGTTAATTTCGTATTTGGTGGTCTAGCAAACGATGGACAAGCACCATTCTTCTTAACAGTATTATTACCGATTATTTTCTTAGCAGTATTAATCGGGATCCTGCAACATATTAAAGTTTTACCGATTATCATTCGTGCAGTCGGTTTCCTATTAAGTAAAGTTAACGGTTTAGGAAAACTAGAATCATATAATGCGGTAGCAGCTGCAATCGTTGGTCAAGGGGAAGTATTCATTACAGTAAAAGATCAACTAAGCAAATTACCGAAAAATCGTTTATACACACTTTGTGCATCTTCAATGTCTACAGTATCGATGTCAATCGTCGGTTCTTATATGAAAATGATTGATCCAAAATATGTAGTAACAGCACTTGTATTAAACTTATTCAGTGGATTCATTATCGTTCATATCATTAATCCATATGAAGTAAAAGAAGAAGACGATATTTTAGAATTACAAGAAGACAAGAAACAAACATTCTTTGAAATGTTAGGCGAATATATTATGCTTGGTTTCTCTATCGCTGTAACAGTAGCGGCGATGTTAATCGGTTTCGTAGCATTAATTACAGCAATTAATGGTGTATTCGATTCAATTTTCGGAATCACATTCCAAAGCATTTTAGGATATATCTTCTCACCATTAGCATTCGTAATGGGTATTCCAACATCAGAGATGTTACAAGCAGGACAAATTATGGCAACAAAATTAGTAACGAACGAATTCGTTGCAATGCTTGACCTTGGAAAAGTAGCTGGCGATTTATCAGCTCGTACAGTAGGTATTTTATCTATCTTCCTTGTATCATTTGCGAACTTCTCATCTATCGGAATTATCGCAGGTGCAACGAAGAGTATTGATGGCAAACAAGCAAACGTTGTCTCATCATTCGGTTTAAAACTTGTATACGGTGCAACGTTAGTAAGTATATTATCAGCGATTATCGTTGGGGTTATGCTTTAA
- a CDS encoding NupC/NupG family nucleoside CNT transporter codes for MKFVMFLVGLLVVFVLGFLISADRKKIKYKPIAIMLIIQLVLSYFLLNTQVGYILVKGISDGFGALLGYAEAGIVFVFGGLVNKGEVSFFLTALLPIVFFAVLIGILQHFKILPIFIRAIGTLLSKVNGLGKLESYNAVAAAIVGQAEVFITVKDQLSKIPKHRLYTLCASSMSTVSMSIVGSYMKMIEPKYVVTALVLNLFSGFIIIHIINPYDITEEEDTLKLENKKKQSFFEMLSEYIMLGFTIAITVAAMLLGFVALITAINSLFDSMFGITFQAILGYIFSPLAFVMGIPQAEMVTAGQIMATKLVSNEFVAMLDLGKVAGDLSARTVGILSVFLVSFANFSSIGIIAGATKGIDENQSNVVSSFGLRLVYGATLVSILSAIIVGVML; via the coding sequence ATGAAGTTTGTTATGTTCCTTGTAGGATTACTCGTTGTATTTGTACTCGGTTTTCTTATAAGTGCCGATCGAAAGAAGATTAAGTATAAACCAATCGCAATTATGCTTATTATTCAGCTAGTATTATCTTATTTCTTATTAAATACACAAGTTGGTTATATTTTAGTAAAAGGAATTTCAGATGGATTTGGCGCACTTCTTGGATATGCGGAAGCTGGAATCGTTTTCGTATTTGGTGGTCTTGTTAATAAAGGAGAGGTTTCATTCTTCTTAACAGCGTTATTACCAATCGTATTCTTTGCGGTTTTAATCGGAATTCTGCAACACTTTAAAATTTTACCGATATTTATTCGTGCTATTGGTACGTTGTTAAGTAAAGTAAATGGTCTAGGAAAACTAGAATCATATAACGCAGTAGCAGCTGCCATTGTTGGACAAGCAGAAGTATTTATTACAGTAAAAGATCAATTAAGTAAAATCCCAAAACATCGTTTATATACATTATGTGCATCTTCTATGTCGACAGTGTCGATGTCAATTGTTGGTTCTTATATGAAAATGATTGAACCGAAATATGTAGTAACAGCACTTGTATTAAATTTATTTAGTGGTTTCATTATCATTCATATTATTAACCCGTACGATATTACAGAAGAAGAAGATACACTGAAATTAGAAAATAAGAAAAAACAATCATTCTTTGAAATGCTAAGCGAGTACATTATGCTTGGTTTCACAATCGCGATTACAGTAGCAGCTATGTTACTTGGTTTCGTAGCATTAATTACAGCAATCAATAGCTTGTTTGATTCAATGTTCGGTATTACATTCCAAGCTATTTTAGGATATATTTTCTCACCATTAGCATTCGTAATGGGTATCCCGCAAGCGGAGATGGTAACAGCGGGACAAATTATGGCAACAAAATTAGTATCAAACGAGTTTGTTGCGATGCTTGATCTTGGAAAAGTAGCTGGTGATTTATCGGCTCGTACAGTTGGTATTCTTTCTGTATTCCTTGTATCATTTGCGAACTTCTCATCTATCGGAATTATCGCAGGTGCAACGAAAGGTATCGATGAAAATCAATCAAATGTTGTATCATCATTCGGTCTACGCCTTGTGTACGGTGCGACATTAGTAAGTATTCTATCAGCAATTATCGTTGGTGTTATGTTATAA
- a CDS encoding alanine/glycine:cation symporter family protein has protein sequence MDFLTKVIGDVNNVLWSYVIIAMLIGLGLYFSFRVKFVQVRYFGEMIRLLGDGASSKTRKAQKEKSGVSSFQAFCMSTASRVGTGNLAGVAIAISAGGPGAVFWMWLIAVIGGASAFVESTLAQIYKVKDGNAFRGGPAYYMEKGLKKRWLGVVFSVLITVSFGLIFNAVQSNTVAAAFDGAFKTDSRLVGLVMAGLLAIIIFGGVKRIARAVEMIVPVMAIIYVAVALFVVVTNITAIPYVFKEIFLHAFGIKEVVGGGLGAAILLGVKRGLFSNEAGMGSAPNAAATANVTHPVKQGFIQTLGVFTDTLLICSCTAFIILLSDVHNAADLNGIQLTQQALSQHIGPWASIFVAVAIFLFAFSSLVGNYYYGETNIEFLNGSKVLLNAYRIAVLGMVMLGSVATIQIVWDLADLFMGIMAVINLVAIVFLSKYAFAALSDYIKQKKQGKDPVFYAESIPGLNNTECWDKPAVADKEKAV, from the coding sequence ATGGATTTTTTAACTAAGGTAATTGGGGATGTAAATAATGTCCTTTGGTCATATGTCATTATTGCGATGTTAATTGGGTTAGGACTCTATTTTTCATTTCGTGTGAAATTTGTCCAAGTTCGTTACTTCGGTGAAATGATTCGTTTGCTTGGGGATGGGGCAAGCTCGAAAACGAGAAAAGCGCAAAAAGAGAAGAGCGGTGTATCATCATTCCAAGCGTTTTGTATGAGTACAGCTTCTCGTGTAGGTACTGGTAACTTAGCTGGTGTAGCTATTGCGATCTCAGCAGGTGGTCCAGGAGCAGTATTTTGGATGTGGTTAATCGCGGTAATTGGGGGTGCTTCTGCATTTGTAGAGAGCACATTAGCGCAAATTTATAAAGTAAAAGATGGGAATGCATTCCGTGGGGGCCCAGCGTATTATATGGAAAAGGGTTTAAAGAAACGCTGGTTAGGTGTTGTGTTCTCTGTTCTAATAACAGTAAGTTTCGGATTGATTTTTAACGCTGTACAGTCTAATACTGTAGCAGCTGCCTTTGATGGTGCATTTAAAACAGATAGCAGATTAGTAGGTCTTGTTATGGCTGGTTTACTTGCAATTATTATTTTCGGCGGAGTAAAACGAATTGCTCGCGCGGTTGAAATGATTGTTCCAGTAATGGCAATTATTTATGTAGCAGTGGCATTATTCGTTGTTGTAACAAACATTACGGCAATTCCATATGTATTTAAAGAAATTTTCTTACATGCTTTCGGAATTAAAGAAGTAGTAGGCGGAGGATTAGGAGCTGCGATTTTATTAGGGGTAAAACGTGGATTATTCTCAAATGAAGCAGGTATGGGTAGTGCGCCAAACGCAGCAGCGACTGCGAACGTAACGCACCCAGTTAAACAAGGTTTCATTCAAACTTTAGGGGTATTTACAGATACATTATTAATTTGTAGTTGTACAGCATTTATCATTCTTTTATCAGACGTGCATAATGCAGCTGATTTAAATGGAATTCAATTAACGCAGCAGGCGTTAAGTCAACATATCGGTCCATGGGCTTCTATATTTGTGGCAGTGGCAATCTTCTTGTTTGCATTCAGTTCATTAGTAGGTAACTACTACTATGGTGAAACAAATATTGAGTTCTTAAATGGAAGTAAAGTGTTATTAAATGCATACCGCATTGCTGTACTTGGTATGGTTATGCTAGGGTCTGTAGCGACAATTCAAATCGTTTGGGATTTAGCAGATTTATTTATGGGAATTATGGCTGTTATTAACTTAGTAGCAATTGTATTCCTTTCTAAGTACGCTTTCGCAGCGTTATCAGATTATATTAAGCAAAAGAAACAAGGGAAAGATCCAGTCTTTTATGCGGAGTCTATTCCAGGTTTGAACAATACAGAGTGTTGGGATAAGCCAGCGGTAGCTGATAAAGAAAAAGCGGTATAA
- a CDS encoding alanine/glycine:cation symporter family protein has product MNILEQFVSSTNTILWSYILIAMLIGLGLYFSIKLKFVQLTHLGEMIRLMSDGLTGKTRKKGSVSSFQAFCMSSAARIGIGNLAGVALAISMGGPGAVFWMWVIAIIGASSSFVESTLAQIYKIKDGSGFRGGPAYYMEKGLNKRWMGIWFSILITISYGLIFNSVQANTVTLAFENAFGLERYIVGIVLAALVGVIIFGGVKSIARMSEMIVPPMALIYIAVAIFVVIKNFYLIPDVFTEIFKGAFGLDSAVGGGIGAAMKYGIQRGLFANEAGMGSAPNAAATADVTHPAKQGFIQTIGVLVDTFLVCTSTAFIVLCSGAYKATNLEGIELTQNALSSQIGPWASSFLAIIIFLFAFSSLLGNYYYGETNIEFIKQSKTWLTIYRIAVVGMVLFGSVATLQVVWNMADLFMGLMVITNLIAITLLGRFAYAALADYVRQKKQGKDPVFSADSIPGLTNTECWDKSAVTDKEKAV; this is encoded by the coding sequence ATGAATATTTTGGAACAATTCGTTTCGTCGACGAATACGATTCTTTGGTCATATATTCTTATTGCAATGTTAATTGGTTTAGGGCTTTATTTTTCTATTAAATTAAAATTCGTACAACTTACTCATTTAGGGGAAATGATTCGTTTAATGAGTGATGGACTAACTGGCAAGACACGTAAAAAGGGCAGCGTATCATCGTTCCAAGCGTTCTGTATGAGTTCTGCAGCTCGTATTGGTATCGGGAACTTAGCTGGTGTAGCGTTAGCTATTTCTATGGGAGGACCCGGAGCTGTATTTTGGATGTGGGTTATTGCGATTATCGGTGCGTCTTCAAGTTTCGTAGAAAGTACGCTTGCACAAATTTATAAAATAAAAGATGGCAGTGGCTTCCGTGGTGGTCCTGCTTACTATATGGAAAAAGGTTTAAATAAACGTTGGATGGGGATTTGGTTCTCTATTCTGATTACAATTAGTTACGGTTTAATTTTCAACTCAGTACAAGCAAATACAGTAACATTAGCGTTTGAAAATGCATTTGGCTTAGAGCGTTATATTGTTGGTATTGTATTAGCTGCATTAGTTGGGGTTATTATTTTTGGTGGTGTAAAAAGTATTGCACGTATGTCGGAAATGATTGTTCCGCCAATGGCGCTTATTTATATTGCGGTAGCTATTTTTGTTGTCATTAAAAACTTCTATTTAATACCAGATGTGTTTACGGAAATCTTTAAAGGTGCATTCGGATTAGATTCAGCTGTAGGTGGCGGTATCGGTGCTGCGATGAAATATGGTATTCAGCGCGGATTATTTGCGAACGAAGCAGGTATGGGTAGTGCGCCGAACGCGGCAGCAACAGCTGATGTAACACATCCAGCGAAACAAGGTTTTATTCAAACAATTGGAGTATTAGTAGATACATTCTTAGTATGTACATCAACAGCATTTATCGTACTATGTTCTGGTGCATATAAAGCAACGAATTTAGAAGGTATTGAATTAACACAAAATGCATTAAGTTCACAAATTGGCCCATGGGCGAGCAGTTTCTTAGCGATTATTATTTTCTTATTTGCATTTAGTTCACTTCTAGGAAACTACTATTATGGTGAAACAAATATTGAATTCATTAAGCAAAGCAAAACGTGGTTAACGATTTACCGTATTGCGGTAGTTGGAATGGTATTATTCGGTTCTGTTGCGACGCTTCAAGTTGTATGGAATATGGCAGACTTATTTATGGGTCTAATGGTAATCACGAACTTAATTGCGATTACACTTCTTGGTCGATTTGCGTATGCTGCATTGGCAGACTATGTAAGGCAAAAGAAACAAGGGAAAGATCCAGTCTTCAGTGCAGATTCTATTCCTGGTTTAACGAATACAGAGTGTTGGGATAAGTCAGCGGTAACAGATAAAGAAAAAGCAGTGTAA
- a CDS encoding NAD(P)-dependent oxidoreductase: MKIGIIGATGKAGSRILKEALDRGHEVTAIVRNAAKITEENVKVLEKDVFSLTSNDLQAFDVVVNAFGAPAGQEHLHVDAGNVLIEAVKGAPNTKLLVVGGAGSLFVDEEKTTRVFDTPGFPGEYLATAQNQGKNLEILQQTNDITWTFISPSALFALGKRTGSYKAGKDNLLVNSKGDSYVSYEDFAVAALDEIENPKHVNERFTVVSEAE, encoded by the coding sequence ATGAAAATTGGAATTATCGGAGCAACTGGTAAAGCTGGAAGTCGTATTTTAAAAGAGGCATTAGATCGCGGACATGAAGTAACTGCAATCGTAAGAAATGCTGCAAAAATTACAGAAGAAAACGTAAAAGTTTTAGAGAAAGATGTATTTTCTCTTACATCTAACGATCTACAAGCATTCGATGTAGTTGTAAATGCATTCGGTGCTCCAGCAGGACAAGAACACCTTCACGTAGATGCAGGAAACGTACTTATTGAAGCTGTGAAAGGTGCACCAAATACAAAATTACTTGTAGTTGGTGGAGCAGGAAGCTTATTTGTAGACGAAGAAAAAACAACACGTGTATTTGATACACCAGGTTTCCCGGGCGAATACCTTGCAACAGCTCAAAACCAAGGTAAAAACTTAGAAATCTTGCAACAAACAAATGATATCACTTGGACATTCATCAGCCCTTCTGCACTATTTGCATTAGGAAAACGCACTGGTTCTTACAAAGCTGGCAAAGACAATCTTCTTGTTAACTCAAAAGGTGATAGCTACGTAAGTTACGAAGACTTCGCAGTTGCAGCACTTGATGAAATTGAAAACCCAAAACATGTAAACGAACGCTTCACAGTAGTTTCTGAAGCTGAATAA